A DNA window from Cutaneotrichosporon cavernicola HIS019 DNA, chromosome: 2 contains the following coding sequences:
- a CDS encoding uncharacterized protein (Serine aminopeptidase, S33) — MSSAQKLLRRAQFIPLLIAGLYGIVLLLATVPWVQRELTYLHWIRFPFFPKYDTPHAYGLAPFKTRNLVIPTPDGEKLGAWHVLPNSYYMKQAPFPPQSDLTAADFDKALGARPTVIYFHGNAATRASPHRVRTYAALSSVLDLNVVAVDYRGFADSTGEPSEEGLKVDARAVYDWVAERVKAAGKNAPQRQIIVMGHSLGTGVASALTGLLADDGIVPKALVLITPFSSIPDLLSSLYLFGVVPLLSPLAYFPRIQNFFKSLISVRFDSVEALSRTVAPTLLVHTKADKVVPHSHSEALFQSLLAPNGTEYAIPKPFVLDYAGWGTLHISNPQRRQVIWWEGEFGGHDEVGWAEGTLDLIADIAKLNMPSDGASYISL, encoded by the exons ATGTCATCGGCGCAGAAGCTGCTCCGGCGCGCCCAATTCATCCCACTCCTCATCGCGGGTTTGTATGGCATCGTACTGCTCCTCGCCACAGTCCCCTGGGTCCAACGCGA gctTACTTACCTCCACTGGATCCGCTTTCCGTTCTTTCCCAAATACGACACCCCACACGCATACGGCCTTGCTC CATTTAAGACGCGCAACTTGGTCATTCCCACGCCTGACGGCGAGAAGCTGGGCGCGTGGCATGTGCT GCCCAACTCGTATTACATGAAGCAGGCTCCGTTTCCACCTCAATCGGACCTCACCGCCGCGGACTTTGACAAGGCCTTGGGCGCCCGTCCCACAGTCATCTACTTCCACGGCAAT gccGCAACGCGCGCCTCACCCCACCGCGTGCGCACGTACGCTGCCCTCTCGAGTGTTCTCGACCT caacgtcgtcgcggtcgactACCGCGGCTTTGCGGACTCGACCGGCGAGCCTTCGGAGGAAGGTCTCAAGGTCGACGCGCGGGCTGTATACGACTGGGTCGCAGAGCGCGTCAAGGCTGCCGGAAAGAACGCTCCTCAGAGGCAGATAATTGTTATGGGACACAGCCTTGGAACTGGCGTCGCGTCTGCGCTCACTGGCCTGCTCGCTGATGACG gaaTCGTGCCAAAGGCCCTTGTCCTCATCACACCGTTTTCTTCGATACCTGACCTTCTTTCATC TCTCTACCTCTTTGGAGTGgtccctctcctctcgccCCTTGCATACTTTCCGCGTATCCAGA ACTTCTTCAAGTCACTCATTAGTGTCCGCTTCGACTCGGTTGAAGCGCTTAGC cgtACCGTCGctcccaccctccttgTCCACACAAaggccgacaaggtcgtccCGCACTCGCACTCTGAGGCGCTGTTCCagtcgctcctcgcccccaACGGGACCGAGTATGCCATCCCCAAGCCCTTTGTACTCGATTACGCCGGCTGGGGCACGCTGCACATTTCGAACCCTCAACGGCGCCAGGTTATCTGGTGGGAGGGCGAGTTCGGCGGgcacgacgaggtcggctGGGCTGAGGGCACCTTGGACCTCATCGCCGACATAGCCAAGCTCAACATGCCCTCTGATGGGGCCTCTTATATCTCCCTGTAG
- the DAP1 gene encoding uncharacterized protein (Belongs to the cytochrome b5 family), which produces MSLSNPLNAALVPAILFVAYRILFPSKPTAPAVPCTRYDQGEYNWAPTKHPKVAVYKDYDVHELTKSDGRGTNNILLAIARIVDGEITERTVFDVSSGANFYGPEGMYGNFAGRDASRGMAKQSFDEDMLTDLDKPLDNLKDLTAAEIDNMHGWHDHFSNKYKVVGRLV; this is translated from the exons ATGTCACTCTCCAACCCACTCAACGCAGCCCTAGTCCCCGCGATCCTCTTCGTCGCCTATCGCATCCTCTTCCCTTCCAAGCCCACAGCCCCAGCTGTCCCATGCACCCGCTACGACCAGGGCGAGTACAACTGGGCTCCCACCAAGCACCCAAAGGTGGCAGTGTATAAGGACTATGACGTCCACGAACTCACAAAGAGCGACGGACGGGGAACTAACAATATCCTCCTCGCTATTGCGCGGATCGTAGATGGCGAAATCACCGAGCGGACGGTGTTTGACGTGTCGTCTGGGGCCAACTTCTACGGGCCAG agGGCATGTATGGGAACTTTGCGGGGCgggacgcgtcgcgcggcaTGGCCAAGCAGTCTTTTGATGAGG ATATGCTTACGGATCTCGATAAGCCGCTCGATAACCTCAAGGACTTGACTGCTGCTGAGAT CGACAACATGCACGGGTGGCACGACCATTTCTCGAACAAGTACAAGGTTGTTGGGCGGCTGGTGTAG
- the NAM7 gene encoding uncharacterized protein (RNA helicase (UPF2 interacting domain)): MDPFTTFEGASQYGVDHDDTTSMYSAAPSNLTEQVLVPPPRTGLERGLDAMSLSSHVHSSAMMDYYDGGDEFREEEPFGYGIDHACSYCGIHNPQCVVKCLHCNKWFCNSRGNTSASHIVNHLVKAKHKEVILHKDSALGETTPECYNCGGKNVFLLGFIPAKSDTVVVLLCRQPCASLTNSRDINWDTSQWSAIIHDRSFLSWLVKVPSEAEQLRARQIPMSQIAKLEEMWRENPNACLEDAEAQPGEEEMQPILLRYEDAYQYQNIFGPLVKIEADYDKRMKESQGENDITVRWDMGLNQKRLAWFCMPKLESGEVRLAVGDELRLRLLGANIKGWSTVATSGNMWEGIGSVIKVPNNMNDEICLELRRSDSVPIDCTHGFAVDFVWKATSFDRMQAAMRTFAIDEKSVSGYIYHKLLGHELEPQVLRTLMPKRFTAPNLPELNHSQMAAVKAVLQKPLSLIQGPPGTGKTVTSASIVYHLAKMNPGQVLVCAPSNVAVDHLCEKIHQTGLKVVRLAAKSREALDSSVAFLALHNQVANNDTRPELQKLIQLRNDQGELSQSDERKYKSLVRACERDILNAADVICTTCVGAGDPRLAKYKFRTVLIDEATQAAEPECMIPLVMGCKQAVLVGDHQQLGPVIMNKKAARAGLSQSLFERLVILGNRPIRLQVQYRMHPCLSEFPSNMFYEGTLQNGVTAPERLRKNVDFPWPVTDTPMFFHSNMGTEEISSSGTSFLNRTEASNVEKMVTKFFKSGVLPAQIGVITPYEGQRSYIASYMQLHGSLKKDLYKEVEVASVDAFQGREKDYIILSCVRSNEHQGIGFLNDPRRLNVALTRAKYGLVILGNPKILSKHPLWLYLLTHFKDKSCFVEGPLSNMQPCMMQFSKPKKTLSSSMNQYRRFETSANEYIEKASAQRNAAAAQPSRFDPAYYRTHDAITYVSPDAQSVVSQAFPISAMGAGGKKMTYTGYASSVISQQPAESTVDNPHALAPMSSRASSIAFSQYDRLPPGPALNSGNLGAIGDKKGLGPRKLSIGSVTPSDAISSYAFGYKAGDDDTQSIAPSQAGVTDF; this comes from the exons ATGGACCCCTTCACAACCTTTGAAGGCGCGTCGCAG TACGGCGTCGATCACGATGACACGACGTCAATGTACTCGGCTGCGCCGAGCAACCTCACTGAGCAGGTCCTTGTGCCTCCCCCGCGTACTGGACTCGAGCGGGGTCTCGACGCCATGTCTCTCAGCTCGCACGTCCACTCCAGCGCCATGATGGACTACTatgacggcggcgacgaaTTCCGTGAGGAAGAGCCGTTCGGTTACGGTATCGACCACGCGTGCAG TTACTGCGGTATCCACAACCCGCAGTGTGTCGTCAAG TGCCTCCACTGCAACAAGTGGTTCTGCAACTCGCGCGGCAACACGTCAGCGTCGCATATCGTCAACCACTTAGTTAAGGCAAAGCACAAGGAGGTCATCCTCCACAAGGAcagcgcgctcggcgagacCACCCCGGAGT GCTACAACTGCGGAGGCAAGAATGTCTTCCTTCTCGGCTTCATCCCCGCGAAGAGCGAcaccgtcgtcgtcctcctgtGTCG CCAGCCGTGCGCGTCACTCACCAACTCGCGCGACATAAACTGGGACACGTCGCAGTGGTCAGCGATCATCCACGATCGTTCCTTCCTTTCGTGGCTCGTCAAGGTGCCATCCGAGGCTGAgcagctgcgcgcgcgccagaTCCCCATGTCTCAAATCGCCAAGCTCGAAGAGATGTGGCGCGAAAACCCTAACGCCTgcctcgaggacgcagAAGCCCAGCccggcgaggaagagatGCAACCCATCCTTCTTAG ATATGAGGACGCATACCAGTACCAGAACATCTTTGGCCCTCTCGTCAAGATCGAGGCCGATTACGATAAGCGCATGAAGGAGTCTCAGGGCGAGAACGACATCACCGTCCGCTGGGACATGGGTCTTAACCAGAAGCGCCTTGCGTGGTTCTGCAtgcccaagctcgagaGTGGCGAAGTGCGcctcgcggtcggcgacgagctccgtctccgcctccttggTGCAAACATCAAGGGCTGGTCGACCGTGGCCACGTCTGGCAACATGTGGGAGGGCATTGGCAGTGTCATCAAGGTCCCAAACA ATATGAACGACGAGATCTGCCTCGAGCTCCGCCGGTCGGACAGCGTGCCGATTGACTGCACACACGGGTTCGCCGTCGACTTTGTGTGGAAGGCCACCAGCTTTGACCGCATGCAGGCGGCGATGCGGACGTTTGCCATCGACGAGAAGAGTGTGTCGGGCTACATC TACCACAAGCTCCTTGgccacgagctcgagccacAGGTCCTCCGGACTCTGATGCCTAAGCGCTTCACCGctcccaacctccccgAGCTTAACCACTCGCAGATGGCTGCCGTCAAGGCTGTGCTGCAGAAGCCGTTGAGCTTAATCCAGGGTCCGCCTGGTACTGGTAAGACAGtcacgtcggcgtcgatcGTCTACCACCTTGCCAAGATGAACCCTGGCCAGGTCCTCGTCTGTGCGCCGTccaacgtcgccgtcgaccaCCTCTGTGAGAAGATCCACCAGACTGGCCTCAAGGTTGTGCGTCTCGCCGCCAAATCGCGTGAAGCGCTCGACTCGTCtgtcgccttcctcgctctGCACAACCAGGTCGCGAACAACGACACACGTCCTGAGCTCCAGAAGCTCATTCAGCTGAGGAACGACCAGGGCGAGCTGAGCCAGAGCGATGAGAGGAAGTACAAGTCGCTCGTACGCGCctgcgagcgcgacatCCTCAACGCGGCCGACGTCATCTGCACAACCTGTGTTGGTGCTGGCGACCCTCGCTTGGCCAAGTACAAGTTCCGCACCGTACTtatcgacgaggcgacTCAGGCTGCCGAGCCTGAGTGCATGATCCCCCTTGTCATGGGCTGCAAGCAGGCTGTGCTTGTCGGTGACCACCAGCAGTTGGGTCCCGTCATTATGAACAAGAAGGCTGCGCGTGCCGGCCTCTCGCAGAGTCTCttcgagcgcctcgtcatTCTCGGCAACCGCCCCATCCGCCTGCAGGTGCAGTACCGCATGCACCCCTGCCTCTCAGAGTTCCCCTCCAACATGTTCTACGAGGGCACTCTGCAGAACGGTGTCACCGCACCCGAGCGTCTCCGCAAGAACGTCGACTTCCCTTGGCCCGTCACTGACACGCCCATGTTCTTCCACAGCAACATGGGCACTGAGGAGATTTCTTCAAGCGGTACCTCATTCCTCAACCGTACCGAGGCGTCCAACGTCGAGAAGATGGTTACCAAGTTCTTCAAGTCGGGTGTTCTCCCTGCGCAGATCGGTGTCATCACGCCGTACGAGGGCCAGCGCTCGTACATCGCCTCGTACATGCAACTCCACGGCTCACTCAAGAAGGACCTCTACaaagaggttgaggttgcCTCGGTCGACGCTTTCCAGGGCCGCGAGAAGGATTACATTATTCTCTCGTGTGTCCGCTCCAACGAGCACCAGGGCATCGGTTTCCTCAACGACCCGCGGCGTCTCAACGTCGCCCTCACGCGTGCCAAGTACGGCCTGGTCATTCTAGGCAACCCCAAGATCCTTAGCAAGCACCCGCTCTGGCTCTACCTCCTGACGCATTTCAAGGACAAGTCGTGCTTCGTCGAGGGCCCGCTCAGCAACATGCAGCCGTGCATGATGCAGTTCagcaagcccaagaagacgctgtcgagctcgatgaaCCAGTACCGCCGCTTCGAGACGTCCGCGAACGAGTACATTGAGAAGG CATCTGCCCAGCGCAACGCTGCGGCCGCTCAGCCCAGCCGCTTCGATCCGGCGTACTACCGCACGCACGATGCGATCACGTACGTGTCGCCCGACGCGCAGTCGGTGGTGTCGCAGGCGTTCCCCATCTCGGCGATGGGCGCAGGAGGCAAAAAAATGACGTACACGGGTTACGCGTCGTCTGTCATCTCTCAGCAGCCGGCCGAGTCGACGGTGGACAACCCTcacgcgctcgcgcccaTGTCGTCGCGTGCATCGAGCATTGCGTTCTCGCAGTACGACCGCTTGCCGCCTGGACCTGCGCTCAACAGTGGCAACCTCGGTGCCATCGGGGACAAGAAGGGCCTCGGTCCGCGCAAGCTGTCCATCGGCTCTGTCACGCCGTCGGATGCCATTTCGTCGTACGCGTTCGGCTACAAggccggcgacgacgacacgcAGTCCATTGCCCCTAGCCAGGCCGGCGTGACTGACTTCTAG
- a CDS encoding uncharacterized protein (SWI complex, BAF60b domains): protein MPSYAEGLEPRIRKILSDSDLSTISARGVRKQLVTAGEDEDAVKENRADIDEIIGAIYEELCEAQDEKVKTQSESPPASSQPLASGAKAEDNDAELAARMQAEYDAAVRGGRGARRSTAPQPKKKKTTKKRKVDSDDDEPKKKRAGGGGGAFNKPMILSHELAAFTGEEQLSRPQTVKALWAHIKANDLQDPADKRFILCDAQMKSLFKTDRLHMFTMNKLLGSHLYNPDDVAGKAEKVEA, encoded by the exons ATGCCATCT TACGCCGAAGGTCTTGAGCCCCGCATTCGCAAGATCCTCAGCGACAGTGACTTGTCAACAAT CTCTGCCAGAGGCGTTCGCAAGCAACTAGTTACTGCTGGAGAAGACGAGGATGCTGTAAAGGAGAACAGGGCTGACATTGATGAGATT ATCGGAGCGATCTATGAGGAGCTGTGTGAGGCTCAGGATGAGAAAGTTAAGACCCAGTCCGAGTCACCACCTGCATCATCGCAGCCGCTTGCCAGCGGGGCTAAGGCTGAGGACaatgacgccgagctcgccgcgcgtATGCAGGCCGAGTACGACGCTGCTGTTCGTGGTGGCCGGGGCGCACGGAGGAGTACAGCTCCCCAacccaagaagaagaagaccaCCAAGAAACGCAAGGTGGATTCGGATGACGATgagccgaagaagaagcgtgcaggcggtggaggcggcgcgttCAACAAGCCCATGATCTTGAG TCATGAGCTCGCAGCGTTTACGGGTGAGGAGCAACTGTCGCGTCCGCAGACGGTCAAGGCGCTGTGGGCGCATATCAAGGCGAACGATCTGCAAGACCCGGCAGACAAGCGCTTCATCCTCTGTGACGCTCAAATGAAGTCGCTATTTAAGACTGATCGCCTACACATGTTCAC AATGAACAAACTGCTCGGCAGTCATCTGTACAACcccgacgacgtcgccggcAAGGCTGAGAAGGTAGAGGCGTAG
- the YLH47 gene encoding uncharacterized protein (LETM1-like protein) — protein sequence MLTSRATASGVRPLGRRAMAGRRANMSRLATPTPHTPFSFALATVGVPTAVALGLRHVPRFYSTSTQTTTTTTTSNPPPPLPATQSPAPNKTVVTVPPPGTPAPPPPVPVEKGADAALAAAEEKPVSKEKKKPTGPLYKRAWAVIKKEAAHYWHGTKLLGQEVKISSQLQWKVLHGGALTRRERRQLRRTTTDLLRLVPFSVFVIIPFMELLLPVALKLFPNMLPSTFEGQLAKEEKERKLLRVRLEMAKFLQETVKDTGLKADQVVRSDEFKEFFRKIQATGEDPSHEDIIRVAKLFESEITLDNLTRAQLVSVCKYMNIHAFGTDTFLKHQIRSRLEKIRVDDMMIHAEGVDSLSTKELQQACQSRGIRFQGTSPAHLREELEQWINLHYMEKISGVLLILSRAFNFGGKADDVMPSLVSTLASLPENLIDETELAQYKDDVDFKQKLEVLQQQQELIEEEAVQEKEEKEAREAEREAKAEAEAQAAEAKAAEKAEAEAKAAAEAKAAGVEEPAAAPVTDGAHPIAAAAPATDSKPGEAAPVQAAAEAPVEEEHKPDAAKMTKEQLNQLAEALSILTAKSSIAKERDELAALFEDNLLSEALSKEHPDEADSKSVALSKRVRSMIKKIDAQLEKYDERVGSSLNLIHTNAKGQIRKKDLFKALRVIAHAPPDEVIEEIGQKLDPDGDGMVELDHVLELAQEDALGLGVLFDEAADLLDKGSDIRHSKDLKEVKEIKPKREDIVQE from the exons ATGCTCACCTCCCGAGCGACTGCCTCCGGCGTCCGCCCtctcgggcggcgcgcaaTGGCCGGACGGCGCGCCAACATGTCCCGGTTGGCGACGCCCACGCCACACACGCCCTTCTCTTTTGCGCTGGCCACCGTCGGTGTGCCCACCGCCGTTGCTCTCGGCCTTCGCCATGTCCCCCGATTCTACTCTACGTCCACCCAGACTACAACTACGACTACGACCTCTAACCCACCTCCGCCCCTGCCCGCCACCCAGTCTCCCGCGCCAAACAAGACAGTGGTGACTGTTCCTCCCCCTGGTACCCCGgctcccccaccccctgTTCCCGTCGAGAAGGGTGCCGATGCTGCACTCGCTGCGGCGGAGGAAAAGCCTGTCtccaaggagaagaagaagcccACAGGCCCTTTGTACAAGCGCGCCTGGGCTGtcatcaagaaggaggccgcgCACTACTGGCACGGTACCAAGCTTCTTGGTCAGGAGGTCAAGATTTCGTCCCAGCTCCAGTGGAAGGTGCTGCACGGCGGCGCACTCACGCGTCGTGAGCGCCGTCAGCTTCGCCGCACGACCAccgacctcctccgtctcgtccCGTTCTCGGTCTTTGTCATTATCCCGTTCATGGAGCTGCTTCTCCCGGTTGCGCTCAAGTTATTCCCCAACATGCTTCCGAGCACTTTTGAGGGCCAGCTTGCCAAG gaggagaaggagcgcaagCTGCTGCGTGTGCGTCTTGAGATGGCCAAGTTCCTCCAGGAGACTGTAAAGGACACCGGCCTCAAGGCTGACCAGGTTGTGCGCTCGGACGAGTTCAAGGAGTTCTTCCGCAAG ATTCAGGCTACTGGCGAGGACCCGTCGCACGAGGACATTATCCGTGTGGCCAAGCTCTTCGAATCTGAGATCACTCTCGACAACTTGACCCGCGCTCAGCTCGTTTCCGTCTGCAAGTACATGAACATCCACGCGTTTGGTACCGACACCTTCCTCAAGCACCAGATCCGCTCGCGTCTCGAGAAGAtccgcgtcgacgacatgaTGATccacgccgagggcgtcgactCGCTTTCAACCAAGGAGCTCCAGCAGGCGTGCCAGTCGCGTGGTATCCGGTTCCAGGGCACGTCACCGGCTCACCtccgcgaggagcttgagcagTGGATCAACCTGCACTACATGGAGAAGATTTCTGGTGTCCTGCTCATTCTCTCGCGCGCGTTCAACTTTGGAGGCAAGGCAGACGACGTCATGCCCTCGCTCGTGTCGACGCTCGCCTCGCTTCCCGAGAACCTCATTGACGAGACCGAGCTTGCCCAGTacaaggacgacgtcgactttAAGCAGAAGCTCGAGGTgctccagcagcagcaggagctcatcgaggaggaggctgtccaggagaaggaggagaaggaggcccgcgaggctgagcgcgaggccaaggccgaggctgaggcccaagctgccgaggccaaggccgccgagaaggctgaggctgaggccaaggctgctgccgaggccaaggctgctggtgtcgaggagcctgctgctgccccTGTGACCGACGGTGCGCACCCAATTGCGGCCGCGGCACCCGCAACCGACTCCAAGCCAGGAGAGGCTGCGCCAGTCCAggctgccgccgaggcgccagtggaggaggagcacaAGCCAGATGCCGCCAAGATGACCAAGGAGCAGCTCAACCagctggccgaggcgctctCGATTCTTACGGCCAAGTCGTCAATCGCAaaggagcgcgacgagctcgcggcgctctTCGAGGACAACCTTCTCTCCGAGGCGCTCTCCAAGGAGCACCCCGACGAGGCTGACAGCAAGTCGGTGGCTCTCAGCAAGCGTGTGCGGTCCATGATTAAGAAGATcgacgcgcagctcgagaagtacgacgagcgcgtcggtTCCAGTCTCAACCTGATCCACACGAACGCCAAGGGCCAGATCCGTAAGAAGGACCTGTTCAAGGCGTTGCGCGTCATCGCACACGCGCCTCCTGATGAGGTTATTGAGGAGATCGGGCAGAAGCTCGACCCCGACGGAGACGGGatggtcgagctcgaccacgTTCTCGAGCTGGCACAGGAGGACGCACTGGGCCTCGGTGTGCTgttcgacgaggcggccgacctcctcgacaagggGAGCGACATCAGGCACTCCAAGGACCTCAAGGAGGTTAAGGAGATCAAGCCCAAGCGCGAAGACATTGTCCAGGAGTAG
- the OAC1 gene encoding uncharacterized protein (Belongs to the mitochondrial carrier (TC 2.A.29) family), which produces MSQPAALDKRDVPVPAAAAKAPVAAQLSLLESFMVGGAAGCTAVTVTNVAETMKTRLQLQGELVKADANAPRVYNNVWDVFRKTWQNEGIRGLQRGLVPAYGYQILLNGCRLGFYEPARHLVNRAAGYAPDAGVAWTAITAGALTGCMGACLGSPLFLIKARMQAYSPALPVGAQHHYRNSWDALSTIVRKRGVKGLYQGVSAAVLRTACGSSVQLPSYNYAKYMFKKYGIIKNDGFAMYLAASSVSGVVVCAAMQPADTALTRMYNQNTITDPVTGKTRGALYSSPIDCLWKTFKTEGIKGWYKGTTAHFLRIAPHTVITLVANEVIGNEYLRLRGRE; this is translated from the exons ATGTCTCAACCagccgcgctcgacaagcGTGACGTTCCCGTCCCCGCGGCTGCGGCCAAGGCACCTGTAGCGGCTCAGCTCAGCCTCTTGGAGTCGTTCAtggtgggcggcgcggcgggaTGCACGGCGGTTACCGTCA ccaaCGTCGCGGAGACGATGAAAACCCGCCTGCAGCTACAGGGCGAGCTTGTCAAGGCTGACGCGAACGCGCCGCGCGTATACAACAACGTGTGGGACGTGTTCAGGAAGACGTGGCAGAACGAGGGTATTCGGGGTCTGCAGCGTGGTCTCGTCCCGGCGTACGGGTACCAGATCCTGCTGAACGGGTGCCGTCTTG GCTTCTACGAGCCCGCACggcacctcgtcaaccgCGCGGCCGGCTACGCACCGGACGCCGGCGTTGCCTGGACGGCCATTACGGCCGGCGCGCTTACCGGATGTATGGGTGCTTGTCTTGGCTCACCCCTCTTCCTGATCAAGGCGCGGATGCAGGCGTACTCGCCTGCTCTGCCGGTTGGCGCACAGCACCATTATCGTAACTCTTGGGATGCGCTTAGTACGATTGTGCGCAAGCGCGGCGTCAAGGGACTGTACCAGGGTGTTTCGGCTGCTGTTCTGCGTACGGCTTGT GGCTCCTCTGTCCAGCTCCCGTCGTATAACTACGCCAAGTACATGTTCAAGAAGTACGGGATCATCAAGAACGACGGGTTTGCAATGTACCTCGCTGCGTCGTCTGTGTCTGGTGTTGTTGTG tgcGCTGCAATGCAGCCCGCCGACACGGCGCTTACGCGCATGTACAACC AAAACACCATCACGGACCCTGTCACTGGAAAGACGCGTGGTGCGCTGTATTCGAGCCCCATCGATTGTCTTTGGAAGACGTTCAAGACCGAGGGCATCAAGGGATGGTACAAGG GCACCACTGCCCATTTCTTGCGTATTGCGCCGCACACTGTCAtcacgctcgtcgccaacgagGTAATCGGCAACGAGTACCTACGCCTAAGGGGACGCGAGTGa
- the THG1 gene encoding uncharacterized protein (Adds a GMP to the 5'-end of tRNA(His) after transcription and RNase P cleavage), which translates to MANSQYEYVKSYEIPDPLMPNTFAVIRVDGHAFTKFCHAHQFEKPNDIRALDLMNRAAKAVMQEFPDIVLAFGESDEYSFLMRRDASVYGRRRSKINSTVASIFTSNYVFYWNEFFPNTPLRYPPTFDSRVVLYPTAKEVRDYFSWRQVDTHINNLHNTCYWALRHDGESGTEATKLLEGTFSDNKNELLFTRFKVNYNNLPEYFKKGSVLVRTDPRLTKGPSKRDVPLSQCTETSGPTEPSGSAIAEADLSAPSLPGPESPAVAKKKERKKKPLKPFDGRSGPITILHTDIIKEKPFWEERPWLLE; encoded by the exons ATGGCCAATTCACAGTATGAATACGTCAAGAGCTACGAGATACCTGACCCGCTTATGCCGAACACATTTGCCGTGATCCGGGTTGACGGGCACGCGTTCACCAA GTTCTGCCATGCGCACCAGTTCGAGAAGCCAAACGATATCCGCGCGCTGGACCTCATGAACCGCGCTGCCAAGGCCGTGATGCAGGAATTCCCGGACATTGTCTTGGCATTtggcgagagcgacgagtaCAGCTTCCTCATGCGACGAGATGCGAGCGTGTAcggccggcggcggag CAAGATCAACTCAACAGTCGCGTCCATCTTCACTTCCAACTACGTGTTCTACTGGAACGAGTTCTTCCCCAACACTCCCCTCAGGTACCCGCCAACTTTTGACtcgcgcgtcgtcctctACCCCACCGCCAAAGAGGTGCGCGACTACTTTTCGTGGAGGCAGGTCGACA CTCACATCAACAACCTCCACAACACGTGCTATTGGGCGCTGCGGCATGATGGCGAGTCGGGCACAGAGGCGAccaagctgctcgag GGCACATTCTCAGATAACAAGAACGAGTTGCTGTTCACGCGCTTCAAGGTCAACTACAACAACTTGCCAGAGTACTTCAAGAAAGGGAGCGTGCTCGTACGCACCGACCCAAGGCTGACGAAGGGACCCTCAAAACGCGATGTGCCTTTATCGCAATGTACAGAAACTTCAGGCCCAACCGAGCCCTCAGGCTCTGCCATCGCCGAGGCAGACCTGTCGGCGCCATCACTTCCAGGCCCCGAATCACCAGCAGtggcgaagaagaaggagaggaagaagaaaCCTCTCAAGCCGTTCGACGGGCGGTCAGGTCCGATAACCATCCTCCACACCGACATTATCAAAGAGAAGCCGTTCTGGGAAGAGCGGCCATGGCTCCTTGAATGA